A single region of the Brienomyrus brachyistius isolate T26 chromosome 10, BBRACH_0.4, whole genome shotgun sequence genome encodes:
- the ccdc88b gene encoding coiled-coil domain containing 88A, with product MECPTKMDGIFADMLEEFMGSALVTWVLTFDGVIDGEGPISAQYLEVNSSTQNSQKQYLELTNGIFLNEVMRVIDPNPKVERIYWEESNDEVLRVQNFSVLNRHLRSYYQENLQQLILVPLPNVAVLGRDPLTEAALEELRNLLLLLLGCAVQCERKEEFIQKIQALDIKTQAAIASCIQEVTQNPSNVLPLQWGELCTLETNELQSVFSSMAQHIQSLLAQRDTHLERIVELCREHDSARGHAPAVTPNSHPDDAPQGLAVQLADSRAKLRRVRQELEDKGDQLLDYKQELQAMEAELNKLRQENRALQGELRVSRGLRDELDCLRERAAKADRLQSELQNCAHRLRSLDLYRTQLQEQQQYCATLQETRALLEEQLGETRARCSGLRELERDNLLLRQRLIDLEAEKDMERHRVEEMLEMNISLEAELKRSQSRRAQRPLVESDDELGHENEPVIPLALDGLDLKPLSEEVSEASSWRLLGAEHENMELRRRLEQLQAEREACADWSDPAQASSADLLEEKEKLKGELHRETDRLITLESKHQDVVKELQNLKDENKGLKIKLESMSVQKRGEEGGGQGKAEKGLPREVGEGGQEVEELAFKKEEPGKEREAGGATKGVGMTREDGEGEEVMSLKEKREEVKRAREDREELQEISKKREDGEGEKEVDRTNRLIEKRDEDREGEVQRTKGSIEGLREAGRLTERERTEGEEQQEMQAESEEADGELSSLALQLQLALQEVAQQSQEAERQASLVHELRAKLAEQNRRATSAEQRLSVLEVEVQRLRKAGEGLLQARKQIEALQSESEQADEELMRLRAQLELQRLEGAVAAQLQGERAQLERERDCLRSTIDSLRAAARKGDQLELANQALKAELERLSRSLEASRRREEELQAELREAGLEAEALGRRRDEATLEASRLEQEKEVCLSQLDAQQREQRQRERELGRLRQQLESTASALEHSNQRACGLEAEHRRVCQEVSQLKEDCAELRELEEESRQLNAQVGDMRTQLSTLSQELAKEKMLSQELANQLASETMQSQDIVCQLATEKLNSQELDSQLANEKMQVKELVRQLAEMHERHKRLEAQCKLSSFSAEDTGVQKGGSGGDTSQILPGAASKEAHDQDTRTDGETDPEWDPQKQREYVSLPKALQAVEHQLLGSQDKAADVAVTTDTLETKEPLGKRLIEVERQNAVLHTEKAVLLSQLSQSQSTCAQLQEQLDGVRRQAIVLQENCTNLQVFSTKLQTEQASLSSQHASLWSRCSESEARVATLEAEARVWAKDREEVMLRGDGLRRDHERLTALQQRQEAELEALLSKHSQLKGSMRNLEAQHRELEGRYKELLDRKTLLEEREEVIRAEREKMEKERQAQAERVKETERLREENERLHSQQKESAQVQSELLSQGSVLRGELSAAQLERTRLEGELSLLREQNQQLDLDNARLTSQYQLLTQLKGNLEEETRHLVEQNQNLARENRALLERSLESRDQHHQQHREFTDKLNELRREKQKLVEKIMDQYRVLEPSLPVPSKAKKSNWIADRMKKLIKPRYVKEGREGRAQFIAAGSMENLNEISECLPTSVQVPAVNPTSAPDSPMILRGAPGEVHDQPRGVARSARRKLGSRHGWGLGRGVSQSFSPGDQHMPLRERFRSHGTTSIMWEGGSSTPSQESLSEDGKAESEESLTAEDGLTAEQNSDTPCMSSGAEDGHSSDDKLDVKKST from the exons ATGGAATGCCCGACAAAGATGGACGGTATTTTTGCTGACATGTTAGAGGAGTTCATGGGGAGCGCCCTCGTGACTTGG GTTCTTACGTTTGACGGTGTGATTGATGGAGAGGGACCCATTTCTGCTCAGTACCTTGAAGTGAACTCCAGTACCCAGAATTCCCAGAAGCAGTACCTGGAGCTCACCAATGGAATCTTCCTCAATGAGGTTATGAGGGTCAT TGACCCCAATCCGAAGGTGGAACGAATATATTGGGAAGAGAGCAACGATGAGGTTCTAAGGGTCCAAAACTTCTCTGTTCTGAACCGACACCTGCGATCCTATTATCAG GAGAACTTGCAGCAGTTAATTTTGGTGCCCCTCCCGAACGTTGCTGTTTTGGGAAGAGACCCTCTCACAG AGGCGGCTCTGGAGGAGCTGaggaacttgctgctgctgctgctgggctGTGCCGTGCAG TGTGAGAGGAAGGAGGAGtttatacagaaaatacaggCTCTCGACATAAAGACTCAGGCCGCCATCGCCTCCTGCATTCAGGAG GTGACCCAGAATCCGAGCAATGTGCTGCCCCTCCAGTGGGGGGAGCTGTGTACCCTGGAGACGAATGAGCTGCAGAGTGTCTTCAGCTCCATGGCTCAGCACATCCAGAGCCTCCTGGCCCAGAGGGACACTCACCTTGAG CGGATTGTGGAGCTTTGTCGGGAGCACGATTCGGCCAGGGGACACGCCCCGGCGGTGACCCCAAACAGCCACCCTGATGACGCGCCACAGGGGCTGGCTGTGCAGCTGGCAGACAGTCGCGCCAAACTGCGCCGGGTGCGGCAGGAGCT GGAGGACAAAGGAGATCAGTTATTGGACTACAAGCAGGAACTGCAGGCTATGGAGGCAGAGCTTAACAAACTGCGTCAGGAG AACCGCGCACTGCAGGGAGAGCTGCGCGTATCACGGGGTCTGCGCGACGAGCTCGACTGCCTGCGTGAGCGCGCAGCTAAGGCAGACCGGCTGCAGTCTGAGCTGCAGAACTGTGCCCACCGCCTGCGCAGTTTGGACCTGTACCGCACACAGCTGCAG GAGCAGCAGCAGTACTGCGCTACACTTCAGGAGACGCGGGCCCTGCTGGAGGAGCAGCTGGGGGAGACTCGGGCTCGATGCTCCGGCCTCCGTGAGCTGGAAAGGGACAATCTGCTGCTGCGCCAGAGGCTCATCGACCTTGAGGCA GAGAAGGACATGGAGCGGCACAGGGTGGAGGAGATGCTGGAGATGAACATAAGCCTGGAAGCTGAGCTGAAGCGCAGCCAGAGCCGCAGGGCACAGCGCCCCCTTGTGGAGTCTGATGATGAGCTCGGGCACGAGAATGAGCcag TGATCCCTTTGGCTCTGGATGGCTTGGACCTGAAGCCCCTTAGCGAGGAAGTGAGTGAGGCATCGTCCTGGAGACTGTTGGGGGCCGAGCATGAGAACATGGAACTGCGCAGGCGCCTGGAGCAGCTGCAGGCTGAGCGAGAGGCCTGCGCAGACTGGTCAGACCCTGCGCAGGCGTCTTCG GCTGATCTGCTGGAGGAGAAGGAGAAACTGAAGGGAGAGCttcatagagagacagacagactgatcACACTGGAGAGTAAACACCAGGACGTGGTGAAGGAG CTCCAGAACCTGAAGGATGAAAACAAAGGCCTGAAAATCAAGTTGGAGTCAATGAGCGTGCAAAAGCGGGGTGAGGAAGGAGGAGGTCAAGGGAAAGCAGAGAAAGGGCTCCCCAGGGAGGTGGGAGAAGGAGGCCAGGAGGTGGAGGAACTGGCATTCAAGAAAGAGGAGCCAGGGAAGGAGAGAGAAGCAGGAGGTGCAACAAAGGGGGTGGGGATGACACGTGAAGATGGGGAAGGAGAGGAAGTGATGAGTTTGAAAGAGAAGAGAGAAGAGGTGAAGAGGGCGAGAGAGGACCGGGAGGAGTTGCAGGAAATCTCcaaaaaaagagaagatggagaaggagagaaggaggtggacagaaccaacaGACTGATAGAAAAGAGAGACGAGGACAGAGAGGGGGAGGTGCAAAGGACTAAAGGGAGCATAGAAGGACTGAGGGAGGCTGGACGGCTCACAGAGCGAGAGAGGACGGAGGGTGAGGAGCAACAGGAGATGCAGGCAGAAAGCGAGGAGGCCGATGGGGAGCTCTCCTCCCTGGCCCTGCAGCTGCAGCTGGCCCTCCAGGAGgtggcgcagcagagccaggaGGCCGAGAGGCAGGCCAGCTTGGTCCATGAGCTGCGCGCCAAGCTGGCAGAGCAGAATCGCAGGGCCACCAGCGCCGAGCAGCGACTGAGCGTGTTGGAGGTAGAGGTGCAGCGGCTAAGGAAGGCTGGCGAGGGCCTGCTCCAGGCCAGGAAGCAGATCGAG GCCCTGCAGTCAGAGTCCGAGCAGGCCGATGAGGAGCTGATGCGCCTGCGGGCGCAGCTGGAGCTGCAGAGGCTGGAGGGGGCTGTGGCTGCGCAGCTGCAGGGGGAGCGAGCACAGCTGGAGCGGGAGAGAGACTGCCTGCGCTCCACCATCGACTCGCTCCGTGCCGCTGCCCGCAAG GGCGACCAGCTGGAACTGGCCAACCAGGCGCTGAAGGCAGAGCTAGAGAGGCTGAGCCGCAGCTTGGAAGCATCGCGGCGGCGGGAGGAGGAGCTCCAGGCGGAGTTGCGGGAGGCGGGCCTAGAGGCGGAGGCCCTGGGGCGCCGGCGAGATGAGGCCACACTGGAGGCCTCTCGCCtggagcaggagaaggaggTGTGCCTGAGCCAGCTGGACGCACAGCAGCGAGAGCAGAGGCAGCGGGAGCGGGAGCTGGGCCGCCTGAGGCAGCAGCTGGAGAGCACAGCCTCCGCACTGGAGCACAGCAACCAGAGGGCCTGTGGCCTGGAAGCCGAGCACAG ACGAGTGTGTCAAGAGGTGTCCCAACTGAAAGAGGACTGTGCTGAGCTacgggagctggaggaggagagcaggcAGTTGAATGCACAGGTCGGAGACATGAGGACTCAACTGAGCACGCTGAGTCAG GAATTGGCCAAAGAGAAGATGCTGTCACAGGAGCTGGCCAATCAGCTAGCGAGTGAGACAATGCAGTCCCAGGATATTGTCTGTCAGCTGGCCACTGAGAAGCTAAATTCCCAGGAACTGGACAGTCAGTTGGCCAATGAGAAAATGCAGGTAAAGGAGCTGGTCAGACAGCTGGCAGAGATGCATGAGAGGCATAAGAGACTGGAGGCCCAGTGCAAGTTGTCATCTTTCTCCGCTGAGGACACGGGTGTCCAGAAAGGAGGATCTGGCGGTGACACCTCGCAGATTTTGCCAGGAGCCGCCTCCAAGGAAGCCCATGACCAAGACACCAGAACAGATGGGGAAACAGACCCGGAATGGGATCCTCAGAAACAGAGAGAATATGTGTCACTCCCTAAGGCTCTGCAGGCAGTTGAGCATCAGCTCTTGGGGAGCCAAGACAAGGCCGCTGACGTTGCTGTCACAACTGACACCCTAGAGACCAAGGAGCCGCTGGGCAAGCGATTGATCGAGGTGGAGAGGCAG AATGCAGTCCTGCACACTGAGAAGGCCGTGCTGTTATCCCAGCTGTCGCAGTCGCAGTCCACCTGTGCACAACTGCAGGAGCAGCTGGATGGCGTGCGGCGACAGGCCATTGTCCTGCAGGAAAACTGCACAAACCTGCAGGTTTTCAGCACGAAGCTGCAG ACGGAGCAGGCGTCACTgagctcccagcatgcatcgCTCTGGTCCCGCTGCAGTGAGAGCGAGGCCCGTGTTGCCACCCTGGAGGCGGAGGCCAGGGTCTGGGCGAAGGACCGGGAGGAAGTGATGCTGCGTGGCGATGGCCTGAGGCGCGACCACGAGCGCCTGACCGCCCTGCAGCAGCGGCAGGAAGCCGAACTGGAGGCCTTGCTCTCCAAGCACAGCCAGCTGAAGGGCAGCATGCGGAACCTTGAGGCTCAGCACCGGGAGCTGGAAGGACG GTACAAGGAGCTGCTGGACCGCAAGACCCTTCtggaagagagagaggaggtcATACGGGCGGAAAGAGAGAAGATGGAAAAAGAGAGACAGGCACAGGCCGAGAGGGTGAAAGAGACAGAGAGGCTGAGAGAAGAGAATGAGAG gctgcacagccaacaaaaggagtctgcgcaggtgcagtcagagCTGCTGTCCCAGGGCTCGGTCCTGCGGGGGGAGCTCAGTGCCGCGCAGCTGGAGCGGACCCGGCTGGAAGGAGAGCTCAGCCTGCTGAGGGAACAGAACCAGCAGTTGGACCTGGACAACGCCCGCCTCACCAGCCAGTACCAG CTGCTGACCCAACTGAAGGGAAACCTGGAGGAAGAGACCCGGCATCTGGTGGAGCAGAACCAGAATCTGGCCCGGGAAAATCGAGCGTTACTGGAGCGGAGTCTGGAGAGTCGGGACCAGCACCACCAGCAGCATAGGGAATTTAC CGACAAGTTGAACGAGTTGCGCCGAGAAAAACAAAAGCTGGTGGAGAAGATAATGGATCAGTACCGAGTCCTGGAACCCTCTCTGCCTGTGCCCAGCAAAGCCAA GAAGAGCAACTGGATAGCAGACAGGATGAAGAAGCTTATTAAACCTCGTTATGTGAAGGAGGGCAGAGAAGGCAGAGCTCAGTTCATTGCTGCTGGGAGTATGGAGAACTTGAACGAGATCAGTGAATGTTTACCAACATCAGTCCAAGTACCTG CTGTGAACCCCACGAGTGCCCCTGACTCCCCCATGATTCTGCGGGGGGCTCCTGGTGAGGTCCATGATCAGCCACGGGGAGTCGCTCGCTCAGCTCGCCGTAAGCTGGGCTCACGGCACGGCTGGGGCCTGGGCAGGGGTGTCTCACAGTCCTTCAGCCCCGGGGACCAGCATATGCCCCTGCGTGAGCGCTTCCGCT
- the rom1b gene encoding rod outer segment membrane protein 1b: MVLLKMKFPFQKRVRLAQGLWLLSWMAVISGTLTFSMGLFLKAELHRQAEVMDNTQIHAVPNTLMMIGLASLGINFFAGRICQDSLDASRFPRWKTFMLPYFSLSLFFTILMLVAIIMSYAMKGNLEESLQIGLRNGIRFYKDTDTPGRCFQKETIDRLQMEFHCCGNNNYKDWFEVQWISNRYLDFTSKEVKDRIKSNVDGRYLVDGVPFSCCNPASPRPCIQHQLTNNSAHYNYEHQSEELNLFSPGCREALVSYYMGLMNSIGAGVLSFFLLQVSVLLSLRYLQTSMEAVLGQENTEIETEGYLLEKGVKETIKEMMDNVLKFFHFNQVDASVEQEAEAGEKPATPTG, from the exons ATGGTTCTTCTAAAGATGAAGTTCCCCTTCCAGAAGCGGGTGCGCTTGGCCCAGGGTCTGTGGCTGCTTTCCTGGATGGCTGTCATCTCTGGGACCCTCACCTTCTCCATGGGTCTGTTCCTCAAGGCAGAACTTCACAGACAGGCGGAG GTGATGGACAACACCCAGATCCACGCAGTGCCCAACACCTTGATGATGATTGGTCTGGCATCACTGGGTATCAACTTCTTTGCTGGGCGGATCTGCCAGGACTCCCTGGATGCAAGTCGCTTCCCGCGCTGGAAGACCTTCATGCTACCCTacttctccctctccctcttctTCACAATCCTGATGTTGGTGGCGATCATCATGAGCTACGCGATGAAGGGCAACCTCGAAGAGTCGCTGCAAATAGGCCTGAGGAACGGCATCCGATTCTACAAGGACACGGACACACCAGGCAGATGCTTCCAGAAGGAGACCATCGATCGGCTGCAGATGGAGTTCCACTGCTGTGGGAACAACAACTACAAGGACTGGTTTGAAGTGCAGTGGATCAGCAACCGTTACCTGGATTTCACCTCCAAGGAAGTGAAGGA CCGGATCAAGAGCAATGTGGACGGACGCTACCTGGTGGACGGGGTCCCCTTCAGCTGCTGTAACCCCGCCTCCCCGCGGCCCTGCATCCAGCACCAGCTCACCAACAACTCCGCCCACTACAACTACGAGCACCAGTCGGAAGAGCTAAACCTCTTCTCCCCCGGATGCCGTGAGGCCCTGGTCAGCTACTACATGGGCCTGATGAACAGCATCGGGGCGGGAGTGCTCTCCTTCTTCCTCCTGCAG GTGTCAGTGCTGCTGAGCTTAAGGTACCTGCAGACCTCGATGGAGGCAGTGCTGGGACAGGAGAACACAGAGATTGAGACAGAGGGATACCTTCTGGAAAAGGGAGTGAAGGAGACCATCAAGGAGATGATGGATAATGTCCTCAAGTTCTTCCACTTCAACCAGGTGGACGCATCTGTGGAGCAGGAGGCAGAGGCAGGGGAGAAGCCTGCAACACCAACTGGttag